A region of Solanum dulcamara chromosome 7, daSolDulc1.2, whole genome shotgun sequence DNA encodes the following proteins:
- the LOC129895384 gene encoding uncharacterized protein LOC129895384 translates to MGACVSIPGHTIKVKKRHDRRSHRKFHGKNLISLVEGTRRRNSDVGPHIAVSEFVRRSEVSNSKYHLTQLQWHHTQTDATVLSQEEAWFDTCSNVDSDSDDDFSSVYGDLFPKTGQVLQYETSSCFMDNNLKYKEYHERYLKIDGSRSDKFLLKDGVQSPKGLALIGGQGYEVPSLGKHEVLGAQRKRYLDRSYGSFNSVKEDKLGMLEKTQENVLKNVQPKLVTSLSFNEQIISASKSGQVSQLKQSTIRLSLKRTSVDGKEDDKYCASKKYLYRPRAGLQIPCCTEEKLTAGSWSKIDPSNFKLRSDSYFRDKRKSPAPNVSPYTPIGVDLFVCPKKINHISQHLVLPSVKGVGKFPPLLIVNIQLPTYPAPMFVGDGDGEGLSLVIYFKISETFDKDISPQFQDSITRLVEDDMEKVKGFVRESSVPFRERLKIMVGVVNPDELVSNATESKLLNAYNEKPVLSRPQHSFYQGPNYFEVDLDIHHFSYIARKGLDSFRERLGFGILDLGLTIQAQKPEELPEKVLGCVRLNKINFVDHNDQIPTLMCVEDSFSD, encoded by the exons ATGGGCGCTTGTGTATCGATTCCAGGCCATACGATCAAAGTAAAGAAGAGACATGATCGTCGTAGTCACAGAAAATTCCATGGAAAGAATTTGATCTCTCTTGTAGAAGGAACCAGGAGAAGAAACAGTGATGTAGGACCACACATTGCTGTTAGTGAGTTTGTTAGAAGATCTGAGGTCTCCAATTCCAAATATCATCTTACTCAGTTGCAGTGGCATCATACTCAAACAGATGCTACTG TTCTTAGCCAAGAAGAAGCTTGGTTTGATACATGCAGCAACGTTGACTCCGACTCAGATGATGACTTCAGTAGCGTCTATGGAG ATCTATTCCCAAAAACTGGACAAGTGCTTCAATATGAAACTTCATCATGCTTTATGGATAACAACCTTAAGTACAAGGAGTACCATGAAAGATATCTCAAGATAGATGGCAGTAGATCAGATAAATTTTTGCTCAAAGATGGAGTTCAAAGTCCAAAAGGACTTGCACTTATAGGTGGTCAGGGCTATGAAGTTCCGTCCCTTGGGAAGCACGAAGTCCTTGGTGCTCAAAGGAAGAGATATTTGGATCGTTCATACGGAAGTTTTAATAGTGTTAAAGAGGATAAACTCGGTATGCTGGAGAAAACCCAAGAGAATGTGCTCAAGAATGTCCAACCGAAGCTGGTTACTTCCTTAAGTTTTAATGAACAGATCATTAGTGCATCAAAATCAGGCCAAGTTTCTCAACTAAAGCAATCAACTATAAGGCTTTCTCTAAAGAGAACATCTGTGGATGGTAAAGAAGATGATAAATATT GTGCatcaaaaaaatatctttatcgTCCAAGGGCCGGGCTGCAAATTCCTTGTTGTACAGAAGAAAAGTTAACTGCAGGAAGTTGGTCAAAGATTGATCCCTCCAACTTTAAGCTACGTAGCGATAGTTATTTCAG GGACAAGAGAAAATCACCTGCTCCAAATGTGTCTCCATATACTCCTATTGGGGTTGATTTATTTGTGTGTCCTAAGAAGATAAATCACATTTCACAACACCTTGTGCTTCCCTCTGTAAAAGGAGTTGGAAAATTTCCTCCATTACTTATTGTCAATATTCAATTGCCTACTTATCCCGCTCCAATGTTCGTTGGTGATGGTGACGGAGAAGGCTTGAGCCTTGtaatatatttcaaaatttctGAAACTTTTGACAAAGACATTTCTCCCCAGTTCCAGGACAGCATCACG AGATTAGTTGAGGATGATATGGAAAAGgttaaaggatttgttagagAATCATCCGTTCCTtttagagagaggttgaagattatGGTTGGAGTGGTTAATCCAGATGAGCTTGTTTCAAATGCTACTGAAAGTAAGCTTTTGAATGCTTACAATGAGAAGCCCGTGCTTTCGCGTCCTCAACACAGCTTTTATCAG GGGCCAAATTACTTTGAAGTTGATCTTGACATTCATCACTTCAGCTACATTGCAAGAAAGGGACTCGACTCTTTTAGGGAGCGTTTAGGATTCGGGATACTGGATCTTGGTCTAACAATTCAG GCACAGAAGCCAGAGGAGTTACCGGAGAAAGTGCTTGGATGTGTGAGATTGAACAAGATTAACTTTGTTGATCATAATGACCAAATACCAACACTTATGTGTGTTGAAGATTCATTTTCAGATTGA
- the LOC129894274 gene encoding cystathionine gamma-synthase 1, chloroplastic-like, with protein sequence MAVSSCARAFPSFQCRSDPDFSGGVPRHDVPNAGVRFSVKANSLSRGSSVHGMSSLILRFPPNFVRQLSVKARRNCSNIGVAQVVAASWSNNYASPDFTPAAKAVDSAAAIAPLDITTGDGEVAVVEDLPRADRNVQIEDLTGVKYSSFLSSDGSIAIHAGERLGRGIVTDAITTPVVNTSAYFFKKTSDLIDFKEKRRASFEYGRYGNPTTIVAEEKISALEGAESTLLMASGMCASTVLLLALVPAGGHIVTTTDCYRKTRIFIETILPKMGISATVIDPADIGALESVLNQKKVTLFFTESPTNPFLRCVDIQLVSKLCHEKGALVCIDGTFATPLNQKALALGADLVVHSATKYLGGHNDVLGGCISGPDKLVSVVRTLHHILGGAINPNAAYLIIRGMKTLHLRVQQQNSTAQRIAEILEAHPKVRCVYYPGLPNHPEHHLAKRQMTGFGGVVSFEVDGDLLTTAKFVDALKIPYIAPSFGGCESIVDQPAIMSYWDLSQSERAKYGIMDNLVRFSFGVEDFEDLKADVLQALESI encoded by the exons ATGGCTGTTTCAAGCTGTGCTAGGGCATTTCCATCCTTTCAATGCCGTTCCGATCCCGACTTCTCCGGCGGCGTTCCACGTCACGACGTCCCTAACGCCGGCGTTCGTTTTTCAGTCAAGGCGAACTCGTTGAGTCGCGGATCGTCTGTTCACGGTATGTCTTCTCTGATCCTTAGGTTTCCGCCTAACTTCGTGAGGCAGCTCAGTGTCAAAGCTCGTAGGAACTGCAGCAACATCGGTGTAGCACAAGTTGTTGCGGCTTCCTGGTCTAATAACTACGCTTCTCCTGACTTTACTCCGGCGGCTAAGGCTGTCGATTCCGCCGCAGCTATTGCTCCACTTGATATTACCACAGGTGATGGGGAGGTGGCGGTGGTGGAAGATCTGCCTCGTGCTGATCGAAATGTACAGATTGAGGATTTGACAGGTGTCAAATATTCTTCGTTTTTGAGTTCTGATGGGAGCATCGCAATTCATGCCG GTGAAAGGTTAGGACGTGGTATTGTTACTGATGCAATAACTACCCCAGTAGTTAACACATCTGCTTATTTCTTCAAGAAGACTTCTGACCTTATTGACTTTAAG GAGAAAAGACGTGCAAGTTTTGAATATGGGCGCTATGGGAACCCTACTACTATTGTTGCAGAGGAGAAGATAAG TGCACTGGAGGGTGCTGAATCAACCTTGTTAATGGCATCTGGAATGTGTGCTAGTACTGTATTGTTGTTGGCATTGGTTCCTGCTGGTGGGCATATTGTAACAACAACAGACTGCTATAGGAAGACCCGGATATTTATTGAGACAATACTGCCTAAAATGGGAATCTCG GCGACAGTCATTGACCCAGCTGATATTGGAGCTCTAGAGTCGGTGCTAAATCAGAAGAAA GTGACTCTTTTCTTTACCGAGTCCCCAACAAATCCATTCCTGAGATGTGTTGACATTCAGCTGGTTTCAAAGCTTTGCCATGAAAAAGGAGCCTTAGTTTGCATAGATGGGACATTTGCAACTCCCCTTAACCAAAAGGCCCTTGCTCTAGGGGCTGACCTCGTTGTGCACTCTGCAACAAAATATCTTGGTGGCCACAATGAT GTTCTTGGAGGTTGCATTAGTGGTCCTGATAAATTAGTTTCAGTAGTTCGAACCTTGCATCATATCCTGGGTGGTGCTATCAATCCT AATGCTGCGTATCTAATCATTAGAGGCATGAAGACGTTGCATCTCCGTGTACAGCAACAGAACTCAACTGCACAAAGGATAGCCGAAATTTTAGAGGCTCATCCAAAG GTGAGATGCGTCTATTATCCAGGCTTGCCAAATCATCCAGAACATCATCTTGCAAAGAGACAAATGACTGGTTTTGGTGGTGTGGTCAGTTTTGAG gTTGATGGGGATCTGCTGACTACTGCAAAATTTGTTGATGCTCTCAAAATTCCTTATATTGCTCCGTCATTTGGAGGTTGTGAGAGCATTGTGGACCAACCAGCGATTATGTCTTACTg GGATCTTAGCCAGTCAGAGAGAGCTAAGTATGGGATCATGGACAACTTGGTTCGATTCAGCTTTGGAGTAGAAGATTTTGAAGACTTGAAAGCTGATGTTCTTCAGGCTCTGGAGTCCATATAG